Genomic window (Acidobacteriota bacterium):
GCTTCTCCTGAACAAGACTTCCGTGGCCCGGAAGATCCGGACTTTGGTCGCCGCCGGCCTGACCGCCCTGGCGGCGGGACTGGCCTTGAGCGCCGTCACCCCGATCATCCGGAGGATCTCGACGAGCTCCTTCGTCCTCGTCGGCGGCGGGCTGGGCCTGCTGGCCCTGGCCTTCGCCTGCGGGCTCGTCGATGGGCTGTCCTTGCGGAAGGTCCCGGCGTTCTTCGCCGTCGTCGGGGCGAACCCGCTTTTTATCTACCTTTTCACGCAGTCGGGAGGCGCCGAGTGGTTCCAGCGGCTGGCCTCGCCCTTCACGGGGGCCTTCGCCGGCTGGATCGGCGCCTGGCCGTCCGCCGTCCTGACGAGCCTCGCCGTGTGGGGCGGCCTATGGTTCGTGTGCTTTTGGCTTTATCGGAGGAAGATCCTGATCCGGATCTAGAAGCCCCGGGAGCGGTCCCGCCCGCGGGATTGACAGGCCCCGGGGGCTGTCCTATCATTCACGGGACTTGCCGCACAGCCTCAGGGAGTCGTGATGAGATCAGGCGCCAAAGCCATCTGGTCCTTCGCCGCGTGCACGCTGGCCGCGGCGGCGATGGGGATCCCCCCGCTCGTTGACCTGCTGCGGCACGCCCATCCTTCCTGGTACTACACGCATATTCCCGTGATCCCGGCCATCAGCGCCTGGTTCCTCTACCGGCGCCGGAACGAGGCCTTCCCGGCGACGGGGTCCCTGTGCTGGCCCGGATTGACAGGCATGGCCGCCGGCGCCGCGCTCTTCGCCTTCGGCCGTCCCGCGGGGGCCTCGCTGAACGCCGCGGGCTTCGTCTCGGTGTCGGCAGCCCTCGTTTTCTGGTGGGGCTCGTTCCTGCTGTTGTTCGGGGCCCGGGCTTTCCGGAAAGCCCGTTTCCCGATGCTGTTCCTGATCTTCGCCGTGCCGCTTCCCACGGTCGTCATCGAGGGCATTATCAAAGCCCTGGTTTCGGCGTCGGCCGAGGTGACAGGTATCCTCTTCGCCGGGCTCGGAGTCCCCTTCGTGCGCGAGGGATCGGTGTTCCATCTGCCGGGCTTCAGCCTCGAGGTCGCCAGCGAATGCAGCGGGATCCGCTCGACGCTGGCCCTGCTGATCACGAGCATCCTGGCGGGCCAGCTCTTCCTGCGGGGGCCGCTGAAGAAGATCGTCCTCGCGGCCGCCGTCTTCCCCGTTTCCGTCTTCAAGAACGGGGTCCGGATCATGACGCTTTATCTCCTTTCTTACTTCGTGGACATGCGGATCGTCGACGGTGGGTTCCTTCACAGATCGGGGGGATTTCTCTTTTTCGGCCTGGGGCTGGTCGTGCTGGGATATGTCCTCTGGGTCCTAAGAGACTCAAAATACAGATGTTAGAGCGGTGCCGGGGCTCGTCTTGACTTTGGGCCGGCCTTTGAAGATAATAATGACGCCTAATGGGCTAAGGGAGTTAGGGAGGATCTCATGAAAAGAGCGCTAAACCTGTTGATCGCAATGCTGGTCGTCGTGTCTCTGGCCAGCGCCGCGAGCCTCGGCCCGCGGCGGCCGCCGCGGCATGGCGGCGGCCCCATCAGGTCGGTCGCGGAACCAGCCACGATCGCTCTGCTCGGGGCCGGATTGGTTTCGCTGGGCATCTACGCCAAGCGGAAACGCGGCAAGAAGAATTAGGTTTCGGCTTGTTCTTCCCCCGCCCGGGGGTTCTGCCGTTGTTGGTTCTCGAGGGGGGTGCCGTGCTCTTTGAGGCCGGGGCAGCGTTGTCCCCTGAGCCGCGCAACTGACGTCAGGCTGTTTTCGGCCGTCCGATCCCCTCATAAGCGAAGCCGGCGCCCTTCACCTCGGCCGGCTCGTAGATGTTCCGGAAATCGAAGAAGAACCTGCCCCGCATCGACAACGCCATCCGGGGAAGGTCCAGATGGCGGAACTGGTTCCACTCGGTCAGGATCACCACGGCATCGGCGCCCTCGGCCGCGTCGTATTCGTCGGCGCAGTACATGATGCTGTAGGGGCCGGCCAGGAACTCGCCCTCGACCAGGGAGTTGTGCCGGCTGCTTTCGGTCGCCGGGATGTCGGCGAAGGCCGTCCTCTTTGCGTTCTCCATGGCAAAGGGGTCGTAGATCTTGACCCGGGCGCCCTTCTCGAGAAGCTCCCTGATTATGGGGATCGCGGAGGCCTCCCGGATATCGTCGGTGCCCTGCTTGAAGGCCACCCCGAGCACGGACACGACCTTGTCCTTCAGGCCGGACATGCGGGCCTCGATCTTCTCGACCATGTGGTGCTTCTGCCGAGCGTTCGAACGGACGACCGCCTCGATGATGTTCATCGGCTGCCCATGTTCCTGCCCGATCTGAACCAGGGCCTTGGTGTCCTTGGGCAGGCAGCTGCCGCCGTACCCGGGCCCCGGGTGCAGGAAATACTTGCCGATGCGGCCGTCCATGCCCATGGCCTTGGCGATGTCCCGGACGTCCGCGCCGACCGCGTCACAGAGGTTGGCGATCTCGTTGATGAAGCCGATCTTGGCCGCCAGGAAGGCGTTCGACGCGTACTTGACGAGTTCCGCCGATTCGAGGGAGGTGAAGATGAACGGGGTCTCGATGAGGTAGAGGACGTTGTAGATCTCGCGGATGATCTCCCGGCTCTTCTCGTTGTCCCCCCCGATCACGACCCGGTCGGGGTGCATGAAATCGCGCACGGCCGTCCCTTCGCGGAGGAACTCCGGATTCGAGACGATGTCGAAATCGACGGCCAGGCCCCGGCGGGCGAGCTCCGCCCGGATGACCTCCTGGACCTTCCGGCCGGTCCCGATGGGCACGGTGCTCTTGTTGACGACGACCTTATAGCCGGTCATGTGCCGGGCGATGGCCCCGGCGGCGGCCAGGACGTGCTGGAGATCGGCCGAGCCGTCCTCGTTGGGCGGGGTGTGGACGGCGATGAAGATGACCCGCGAGGCGGCGACCGCTTCGGCGATATCCGTCGTGAAAAGCAGGCGCCCGGCGGCGACGTTCTTGGTGATGAGGGGAGCCAATCCCGGCTCGTAGATCGGGACGATGCCCTGCTCGAGGTCCCGGATCTTCGAAGCGTCGGTGTCCATGCAGATGACCTTCAGCCCGAACTCGGACAGGCAGGTGCCCGTGACCAGGCCGACGTATCCGGTGCCGATGATGGAAACGGAATTCATGTTGCACCTCGCCCCTATTTTGCACATTTTCGGCGATTTATAAAGGCCCCCGCGAAAGCGGCCGTCCGGCCGCTCCGAAGTCCCTTGATTCTCCCGTTCCCTTGGGTTTAGTATGGAACGACCGCCATGGGAACATGCGCCTCGATCCCCGTCGGCCTGGACCCGGCCGAGACGGCCGCCCGTCTGAGGTACGATCCGGCGCGGGCTGGCCTCGACAGCCTGGACGGGCTGATCTCGCTGGCCTTGCGCCTCATGCGCCCGCGCGCCCTGTACGAAGTCGCCTTTGTCGGGGCGAAAGCCGAGAGCGCCGTCGAGGTGGCCGGGGTGACCTTCAACAGCCATATCCTCGGCGAGAACCTCGATCGGGCCCACAAGGTCTTCCCCTACATCATCACGATCGGGCAGGAGCTCGAGCGGGCGGCCTCCGCCCAGGGCGACCTCCTCAAGCAGTATTACCTCGAGGAGATCGCGAACATCGCCCTGGAGAAAGCCGCCGCCTGGCTCGCCGGTCATCTCGAGGAGCGCTTCGGGGTCCGGGGACTCTCCAGCCTCAGCCCAGGGTCGCTCGCCGACTGGCCCATCACCGAGCAGCCGAAGCTCTTCGCGATCTTCGGCGATACGGAGACGCTCATCGGCGTGCGGCTGACCGACAGCCTGCTCATGGTGCCGCGCAAGTCGGTTTCCGGGATCTTCTTCCCTTCGGAGGAGGGATTCGTTGCCTGTGAGCTCTGTGACCGCGAGCGCTGTCCGGGCCGGAAGGCGCCTTGGCTAGGCCAACAAAAAGAAAACAATAAAGATACCCCGAATAACGAGCCCGAAACACCCGTCAAATCAGGCTTTTCAAGCCGAAAAAAAGCAAATTGAGATTTCTACAGGAGCTAACATGAAAAGATCCCGTATCACCCTTGGTGTTTTCACCGCTCTGGCGCTGGCCCTGGCCTTGCCTTCCCCGGCTCAGCCCAAACCCAGGCCGCCCCTCAAGGTCTTCATTTCCGTTGACATGGAAGGCATCTGGGGAGTGGTCAACTCCGACCAGACCTCGTCCGGCACCCCGGATTACGGCGCCGCGCGGAAATGGATGGCCCGGGACGTCAACGCGGCGATCCAGGGAGCGTTCCTGGCCGGGGCGACCGAGGTCGTGGTCAATGATTCCCACGGCTCCATGCGGAATATCGACGCCGGCGACCTCGACCCCCGGGCGTCCCTCATCACCGGCACCCCGAAGCCTCTGTCCATGATGCAGGGGATCGATCCTTCCTTCCAGGCCTGCCTCCTCGTCGGCTACCACGCCAAGGCCGGGACTGAGAACGCCATACTCGATCATACGATCTCAAGCAGCGTCGTCCGTGGCATCAAGGTCAACGGCCTCGAGATGCCGGAGCTCGGCCTCAACGCCCTGATCGCCGGCTGCTACGGCGTTCCGGTGGTGCTCGTCACCGGCGACACGGCGGTCTGCCGGCAGGCGACCGAGATCCTGGGCCGGGACGTCGTGACGGTGGCTGTCAAGGAGGCCTATGGCCGGCTGGCGGCCAAGCTCCTGCCGTTCGACGAAGCCCGCCAGGAGATCGAGGCCGGCGCCAGGGAGGCCTTGGCCAAATTGGCCGCCGCCAAACCCTATAAGCTCGCCGGCCCCTATCGTTTCGAGCTCGCCTACCACGTCTCCGCCCAGGCCGACATGGGGGCGATGATCCCGGGCGTCACCCGGGTCGACGCCCGGACCCTGGCCTTCACCGCGGACGACTATCTCCAGGGCTTCCGGACGCTGAGGGCGATGATCTCGATCGCTCCTGCCCGGTAGGCGGAGGCCCGTTTTCTGACGCCCCTCCTTCGTTCTTGACATTCGCGAAGGCCGGCGTAAATATAACGATAGGCCGGCACTTCCGCTCAGCGGAAGAGGGGAACAAGGTGAAGATCCGAAAAAGGGGGGGGGTGTTTTCCCTCTTGGCCGCGGCTTTTATCTTTCTGTCGTCGGCGGCGCGTGGAACGGCCGGGCTTCGAGCCTTCGACCCCGGCGCGAAGCCCGGGGGCCAAGGCGGCTCTTACGCCCGAATCGAGCCGGCGGGCCTCGCTCTCATGACGGCGGGCCTGGTCGGCCTGGGCATCTGGGCGAGATACAAGCGCAGGAAGCCCTGATCCCCTAGTCGTTGAACCGGCTCTTCTCCTTCATCAGCTTCTCGATGTCGGAAATCTCCTTGGGCACGCGCCCCGAGAGGATCTCGCTGCCGCCCGCGGTGATCAGGACGTCGTCCTCGATGCGGACGCCGATCCCGGCATATCTCTTGTAGACCGGCCCGACCTTCTCGCGGAAGGCCGCGACCTCGGCTTCTGGAGCCTGGCCCTTGAGCGTGTCGAGGAAGGCGTCGAAGCGGGCCTCGGGGAAATAGAGCCCCGGCTCCATGGTCATGACCATGCCCGGGGCCATGGCCACCTTGTCGAGGCGCGGGCTGTGCCAGCTCCAGACGTCGTGGACGTCGAGCCCGATGCCGTGGCCGAAGCCGTGCTGGATGTAGAGGCGCCGCTGCCAGGCGCTCCGGATGTCCGAGACCAGGCCGAGCTTCTCCAGCCCGGCCATCAGGATATCCTCGACCCCGGTCTGGACGGCCTTGAAGGTGACACCGGGACCGAGCTTGGCGCAACCGGCCTTCTCGGCCTCGAGGACGAGCGAGTAGATGGCCCGCTCCTCCTTCGTGAACCGCCCGCTAGCCGGGATGGTCCGGCTGATGTCCGAGGTATAGCCGCTGATCCAGGCCCCGACGTCGAAGACGACGAGGTCACCGGCCTCGAGGGGGCGGGCCGTGGCCCCGAAGTGGATGTTGGTCGAGTTCGGGCCGGACGCGGCCTGGAGGAACGAGTCTTCGGTCTCCCGCAGGTCGAACGCGTAACGGAGGATCGCGGCCAGGTCGATCTCGCGCATCTTGGGCCCCGCGGCCCGGAACGCTTCGTTCAAGGCTTCGGCCGTGAGGTCGATGGCTTCGCGCAGGACGGCGATCTCGCCGGCGTCCTTGGTCAGGCGCAGCTCCGAGATGGCCGGGTCGATGTTGAGGACGGCCTCGGATTGCGACAGGGGATTGGGCAGGCCGGCCGCGACGAACGTCCGGGACAGGAAATCGAGGTCGGAGAACGGGAGATAGACGCGGGTCAGGCGGCCGGCCATGGCCAGGCGGAAGAACTCCGACGGAAGCTGTGTGTTCGGCTTCTCGACCAGACCCTGGTCCGCAGCGGCGCCGCCGGCCGCCGGGGCTTGTCCGTCGCGGGCGCCGGGGCCGCCGGGCCTGGCCGGCGCGATCATGGCCGCCGCTTCGCCCGTCATGCCCCGCCCTCCCGGCCCGCCGGCCGGCCGCCGGAAGATCGTCTGGCGCGGCGCACCGCCGGGATCGAGGACGAGGACGGAGTCGGCCTCCTTCAGCCCGGTGAGGTAGAGGAAGTTGAGGTTGTCGCGCAGGCCGTCCCGGGTCTTGTATTGCGACGGGATGATGATGATCCCGTCCTTGACGGTTTCCATCAGCCTGGCCCGGCGCGCCGCGACCGCCGGCGCCTTGGCGGCGTCGAGCGAGGCCCCCGGCCGTCCGGGCATGTCCTGGGCGGCGAGCGGCCCGGCCCAAAGAAGGACCGTGAAGGCGAAAGCGCCAAGCGGAAGGCCATGAAGAACCGGCTTCTTGACGGACCGACGTGCTGCTGTCATGTGCGCTCCTTCCCGTATGACCATTCCGCCGAATCATAAACCCGAAGGAGGGTCCAGGTCCACTCTTTCCGTCTCGGCCGCGACGGCCAGCGCCACCCGGCGCCTCAGCCCCCTGAATGCGCCGCTGAACGCCAGGTCGTAGAGACGGCCCGGCAGGCACCGGCAGCCCGTTCGGCGGCGCGCGCGCATCGCGAGTATTTTAATCGACGCCGCCGCGAAGGCCAGGAGGGCCGCCCCGCTTCCCGCCGCCTTGACAATCCCATTTGAATTGAATAACTTGTGATCGGGTCAGCACGGAAGGCGGATCCGGAGCGCCGGGATCCGGTCCGCGTGGAGCGGGGAGATCCCATGATCTATCCGGCTCGGACGACTCAGCCGATGAGGGGACGGTGAGCCGATGAAACGGCGGGATTTCGTCAGGCTCGGCGGGAGCTCGGTCCTGGCGGCCGCGCTGTCGTTCGATCGCTGCGGGCGATCGACCTCTCCCGGAGGGCCGGCAGACGCGCGCAACGCCATCTTTCAGGTGACCCGGATCCCGGCCGATCCCTTCACCTCGGGGAACCGCCACGCCGGCGTCGATACCCTTCTGAACCTGATGGGGCAGAACGGCCTCAAGTTCTACCGGACGTCCGTCGCGGGCGCGCTGAACGGGACGAACGGACTGATAGCCGCCGATGACGTCGTGCTCATCAAGGTCAACGCCCAATGGAAGTACCGCGGCTGCACGAACAGCGATCTCGTCCGGGGGGTCATCCAGCGGATCCTGGAGCATCCCGACGGGTTCCGCGGCGAGGCGGTCATCGTCGAGAACGGCCAGGGCCGCGGCAGCCTGGCCTGCGACACATCGAGTTCGTACGAAGGCAACGCCGAGGTCCACGCCAACGCCCAGGATGAGAGCCATTCGTTCCTCTGGCTCGCCGACAGCCTGTTCGACGACCCCAGGGTCTCGGCGTTCCTGCTCGATCCCGTCCGGGCGAGCTTCATCGGCGCCGGCGAGCACGCGGCGAACGGCTACCGCGTCTTCGAGAACGTGTCCTACCCCTGCTTCACGACGCCGGGCGGACGGCGGGTCGAGCTCCGCGAAGGCGTCTGGAGCGGGAGCTCCTACGACGAGAACCTCAAGCTCATAAACATCCCCGTGCTCAAGCACCACGACACGGGCGGTTCCGAGATCACCGGGGCCATCAAGCACATGTACGGCCTGGTCTCGATGTCCGACGGCCAGTCGGGCTTTCGGCACTACGCCGGGCTCGGAGAAACCTGCGGCAAGATGATGGCCTCGGTCCTGACGCCGGTTCTCAACATCATGGACGCCATCTGGGTCTCCCAGGCCGCCCTGATCGGGTACCCGGCCTCGGCCACCACCCGGGTTGACACGATCCTGGCCGGTCAGGACCCCGTCGCCCTGGACTATTGGTCGGCGAAATACGTCCTTTATCCGATCGACGGCAACGAACGGCACCATCCCGATTACGCCGGGGTCGAGGCCTGGCTGACGGCCGCGAGGGACACGATAGTCGGCCGCGGCGGTTTCGCCCAAACGGACCGAGGCATCCTGGTCACGAAACCGACGAAGACCGAGTCCGAGATGGTCCTTCATCAGGCCGTCGCCGGAAGCCTCTGAATCCGGGAAACCTCGAGGAAATTACTCCTTGGTATTGTTTTTTCCTTCGCATATAATGGTCCGGGATGAAGATCCGCATCGATCAGAAAAAGGCGCTGACCTGGAGCCTGACCGCGCTCGTACTGCTCTTCGCCGTCTGGCTCGTCTCGCCCCTGTTCCATATCGACGCCTCGGACGAGGCCCACGGCCGCGTCTTCAGCTACCGGCTGTTCCTGGGCCTGATGATCATGATCGGCTTCGTCGGGAAGTCTCTCTGGGACGTGCTGGCCCCCCAGGGCCTGGCCAAGAAGGTCTCGACCTCGAAGGCTGTCATCCTCGTCGTCCTAGCCATTGTCGTCCTGGGATTCGTCATCCTGACGGTGGCCAAGGCCCTCGATTTCTACCTGGGCACGGCCATCTCCCAGGACGCCGCGAATTTCCTGCCCTGAGCGGCGGGGCCGAGCTTGATCCCAAGCGTGCCTGCTCTCCCTGACGGTCTCTTTTTAGGGCGCGGCCCCTGCTCAGAAAAACCTCCTCATTTTTGGCCTGGATGGCGGCTTTTTCTTGACGAATGGACCAGGTTTTCCCGCAAATCCGGTTGAGAATCCGGACCCGGCGGCATCCTCCGGTCAGGTCTTAAGGCGGGGCGGCCGGCGACGTTTCATCCGATTCCCGCCGAAATCTGCAAAAAAGGGCTATTTAGGGCCCTTTCGCTGATAAACCGGGCCTCGAAATGGAAAAATCCCGACATCCAAGCTGATGGGCCCGGCGCGGCGCTTCAGATACGTACGCCGCACCGGCCCCCCGCAGGTCCGGCCGGCGCGTTGACACCCTCCTGGCGGTATGTCAAGATGGGGCGGGAAAAGCCGGGTGATGGAACGAGGACCCGCTCTGCTTGTCCGAGCGCTGGCGGCGCTCTTCGCGCTGGCCTCGGCGCTGTCCGCCTCAGGTCAAACCGTCCCGGCCGCGCTGCTTCCTCTGTTCCTGAACTTGTCCGCCCTCGCCGGGCCGCCCCGCCCGCCCGCCTCGTTCAACGCCCAGGAAGCTCCGGCCAAAGCTCCGCCAGGCCCCAAGTGGTTCGATATGATCAGCCTGTCCGGCTACCTGGCCGGCGAGGGCCGCTGGAGGAAGGCCGGCGACGGATCGTCCCCGGCCGCCGCGACGGACCTCTACCTCCGGGCCTTCGAGCTCGGCGTCGAGGCCGACGTCGCCGATTGGCTGTCGGCCACGATCGTCATCAACTCCGAATGGATCGGAGATCCGCTCAACGGCGGCGATCCCGGCGTCGCCGTCGACGAGGCCCATTTCGACATCACCCTGCCGCACACGCCGATCTATCTCGTCCTCGGCAAGCGGATCCAGCCCTTCGGGCTGTTCGAAACATATCTGGCGAGCGACCTCCTGGTCCAGGACGCCTACGAGACCAAGGCCGTCGGGCTGACCGTGGGCGTCAAGGCTCCCGGTTCGACCGACCTCTCGCTCACGGCCTATAAGGGCCGCGTCGGCGCGGACCACCTGGCCCGGTCGGGGCTCCTGGGCCCGGCCGTGCCTGATCTTCCCGAGATCGCCGCGGCCGGCGTGGGCTCCTGGATCATCTCCGGCGTCTCGAGCCCGGCCGGGGACGATTGGCGGATCTCGGCCGCCCTCGCCAGCGAGCCGGGCCAGGCCCGCCGCCTGACCACCCTCAACATCGGCTCTT
Coding sequences:
- a CDS encoding UDP-glucose/GDP-mannose dehydrogenase family protein; the encoded protein is MNSVSIIGTGYVGLVTGTCLSEFGLKVICMDTDASKIRDLEQGIVPIYEPGLAPLITKNVAAGRLLFTTDIAEAVAASRVIFIAVHTPPNEDGSADLQHVLAAAGAIARHMTGYKVVVNKSTVPIGTGRKVQEVIRAELARRGLAVDFDIVSNPEFLREGTAVRDFMHPDRVVIGGDNEKSREIIREIYNVLYLIETPFIFTSLESAELVKYASNAFLAAKIGFINEIANLCDAVGADVRDIAKAMGMDGRIGKYFLHPGPGYGGSCLPKDTKALVQIGQEHGQPMNIIEAVVRSNARQKHHMVEKIEARMSGLKDKVVSVLGVAFKQGTDDIREASAIPIIRELLEKGARVKIYDPFAMENAKRTAFADIPATESSRHNSLVEGEFLAGPYSIMYCADEYDAAEGADAVVILTEWNQFRHLDLPRMALSMRGRFFFDFRNIYEPAEVKGAGFAYEGIGRPKTA
- a CDS encoding vitamin B12 dependent-methionine synthase activation domain-containing protein, giving the protein MGTCASIPVGLDPAETAARLRYDPARAGLDSLDGLISLALRLMRPRALYEVAFVGAKAESAVEVAGVTFNSHILGENLDRAHKVFPYIITIGQELERAASAQGDLLKQYYLEEIANIALEKAAAWLAGHLEERFGVRGLSSLSPGSLADWPITEQPKLFAIFGDTETLIGVRLTDSLLMVPRKSVSGIFFPSEEGFVACELCDRERCPGRKAPWLGQQKENNKDTPNNEPETPVKSGFSSRKKAN
- a CDS encoding DUF362 domain-containing protein translates to MKRRDFVRLGGSSVLAAALSFDRCGRSTSPGGPADARNAIFQVTRIPADPFTSGNRHAGVDTLLNLMGQNGLKFYRTSVAGALNGTNGLIAADDVVLIKVNAQWKYRGCTNSDLVRGVIQRILEHPDGFRGEAVIVENGQGRGSLACDTSSSYEGNAEVHANAQDESHSFLWLADSLFDDPRVSAFLLDPVRASFIGAGEHAANGYRVFENVSYPCFTTPGGRRVELREGVWSGSSYDENLKLINIPVLKHHDTGGSEITGAIKHMYGLVSMSDGQSGFRHYAGLGETCGKMMASVLTPVLNIMDAIWVSQAALIGYPASATTRVDTILAGQDPVALDYWSAKYVLYPIDGNERHHPDYAGVEAWLTAARDTIVGRGGFAQTDRGILVTKPTKTESEMVLHQAVAGSL
- a CDS encoding M55 family metallopeptidase; protein product: MKRSRITLGVFTALALALALPSPAQPKPRPPLKVFISVDMEGIWGVVNSDQTSSGTPDYGAARKWMARDVNAAIQGAFLAGATEVVVNDSHGSMRNIDAGDLDPRASLITGTPKPLSMMQGIDPSFQACLLVGYHAKAGTENAILDHTISSSVVRGIKVNGLEMPELGLNALIAGCYGVPVVLVTGDTAVCRQATEILGRDVVTVAVKEAYGRLAAKLLPFDEARQEIEAGAREALAKLAAAKPYKLAGPYRFELAYHVSAQADMGAMIPGVTRVDARTLAFTADDYLQGFRTLRAMISIAPAR
- a CDS encoding exosortase/archaeosortase family protein — protein: MRSGAKAIWSFAACTLAAAAMGIPPLVDLLRHAHPSWYYTHIPVIPAISAWFLYRRRNEAFPATGSLCWPGLTGMAAGAALFAFGRPAGASLNAAGFVSVSAALVFWWGSFLLLFGARAFRKARFPMLFLIFAVPLPTVVIEGIIKALVSASAEVTGILFAGLGVPFVREGSVFHLPGFSLEVASECSGIRSTLALLITSILAGQLFLRGPLKKIVLAAAVFPVSVFKNGVRIMTLYLLSYFVDMRIVDGGFLHRSGGFLFFGLGLVVLGYVLWVLRDSKYRC
- a CDS encoding PEP-CTERM sorting domain-containing protein (PEP-CTERM proteins occur, often in large numbers, in the proteomes of bacteria that also encode an exosortase, a predicted intramembrane cysteine proteinase. The presence of a PEP-CTERM domain at a protein's C-terminus predicts cleavage within the sorting domain, followed by covalent anchoring to some some component of the (usually Gram-negative) cell surface. Many PEP-CTERM proteins exhibit an unusual sequence composition that includes large numbers of potential glycosylation sites. Expression of one such protein has been shown restore the ability of a bacterium to form floc, a type of biofilm.) yields the protein MKRALNLLIAMLVVVSLASAASLGPRRPPRHGGGPIRSVAEPATIALLGAGLVSLGIYAKRKRGKKN
- a CDS encoding aminopeptidase P N-terminal domain-containing protein, translated to MTAARRSVKKPVLHGLPLGAFAFTVLLWAGPLAAQDMPGRPGASLDAAKAPAVAARRARLMETVKDGIIIIPSQYKTRDGLRDNLNFLYLTGLKEADSVLVLDPGGAPRQTIFRRPAGGPGGRGMTGEAAAMIAPARPGGPGARDGQAPAAGGAAADQGLVEKPNTQLPSEFFRLAMAGRLTRVYLPFSDLDFLSRTFVAAGLPNPLSQSEAVLNIDPAISELRLTKDAGEIAVLREAIDLTAEALNEAFRAAGPKMREIDLAAILRYAFDLRETEDSFLQAASGPNSTNIHFGATARPLEAGDLVVFDVGAWISGYTSDISRTIPASGRFTKEERAIYSLVLEAEKAGCAKLGPGVTFKAVQTGVEDILMAGLEKLGLVSDIRSAWQRRLYIQHGFGHGIGLDVHDVWSWHSPRLDKVAMAPGMVMTMEPGLYFPEARFDAFLDTLKGQAPEAEVAAFREKVGPVYKRYAGIGVRIEDDVLITAGGSEILSGRVPKEISDIEKLMKEKSRFND